A single Drosophila miranda strain MSH22 chromosome XR, D.miranda_PacBio2.1, whole genome shotgun sequence DNA region contains:
- the LOC108151803 gene encoding 50S ribosomal protein L7/L12, producing MQISRLALRQVTRHILLHRMYSSAAPAAAVSGAEKLVPPAPEGAAKPPNPKLDSIVNNIAALNLLEVSELSTLLKQKLNLPETAFAPQIAAGPARAAAEDEEEAAPKKVQTSFTVKLVKFDDKQKVALIKEVKNLLEGMNLVQAKKFVESAPTVVKQDIPKEEAEKLKEALSKAGAIVEIE from the coding sequence ATGCAGATCTCACGTCTCGCCCTGCGCCAAGTCACACGCCACATTCTACTACACCGTATGTACAGCTCAGCGGCCCCGGCAGCGGCTGTTTCAGGAGCTGAAAAACTGGTGCCGCCAGCTCCAGAGGGGGCTGCTAAGCCACCCAATCCCAAGTTGGACAGCATTGTCAACAACATTGCTGCTCTCAATCTGCTGGAGGTCTCCGAGCTGAGCACCCTGttgaaacagaaactgaacCTGCCAGAGACTGCCTTCGCCCCACAGATCGCGGCGGGACCGGCACGTGCAGCCGCCGAGGACGAGGAAGAAGCGGCGCCCAAGAAGGTCCAGACATCCTTCACCGTGAAGCTGGTCAAGTTTGATGACAAGCAGAAGGTGGCGCTCATTAAGGAGGTGAAAAATCTGCTAGAGGGCATGAACCTGGTGCAGGCCAAGAAGTTTGTGGAAAGCGCTCCCACCGTTGTGAAGCAGGACATACCAAAGGAAGAGGCCGAGAAGCTCAAGGAGgctctgtccaaggctggggCCATTGTTGAAATTGAATAG
- the LOC108151798 gene encoding coatomer subunit alpha codes for MLKNFESKSARVKGLSFHPKRPWILTSLHSGVIQLWDYRMHTLLEKFDEHDGPVRGVAFHQQMPLFVSGGDDYKIKVWNYKQRRCIFTLLAHLDYVRTVAFHHEYPWILSASDDQTIRIWNWQSRNCICVLTGHNHYVMCAQFHPTEDQIVSASLDQTVRVWDISGLRKKNVAPGPGGLDDHLKGNPGATDLFGQADAVVKHVLEGHDRGVNWASFHPTLPLIVSGADDRLVKLWRMNEYKAWEVDTCRGHYNNVSSVLFHPRQDLIISNGEDRSIRVWDMTKRQCLFTFRRDNERFWILTAHPTLNLFAAGHDGGMVVFKLERERPAYAVHGNMLYYVKDRYLRKLDFTTTKDAVVMQLRPGKSPVYSMSYNPALNAVLICTRTNNLENSTYDLCQIPKDTESQNESDSKRSSGITAIWVARNRFAVLDRNQQLVIKNFKNEVTKKIPTFCEEIFYAGTGMLLIRDPEFVTLYEVQRLVSVGSIKLAKCRYVVWSPDMSLVALLCKHSVTICDRRLQYLCTVQENCRVKSGAWDESGVFIYTTSNHIKYAITNGDHGIIRTLDLPIYLTRVKGNQVFCLDRECRTRVLTIDPTEYKFKLALIQRKYDEVLHMVRNARLVGQSIIAYLQQKGYPEVALHFVKDEKTRFGLALECGNIEIALEAAKALDDKDCWNRLGQSALLQGNHQVVEMCYQRTKNFDKLSFLYLITGNLEKLKKMIKIAEIRKDISAQYQGALVLGDFKERVSILKNCGLTSMAYLTAATHGLDELAESLAETITSQGDTLPEVNPNATLLKPPVPIQQLETNWPLLSVSKGFFEGAMVTRAGNSATARQALNINADAAVLEEHNGGGDGWGADADLGLDDDGDDEMHDELSSDELPGGAGGEDGAGWDVGDDDLVVPEELASKIKASALDSNYYAAPNKGLSPSQQWANNSPLVLDHVKAGAFESAFRLLNDQLGVVNFKPFKTLFLQNYACSRTSYTANPNLQSLSGYPLRNFSETNAKLQRPAMGIKLNDLVSRLQAGYQMTTSGKFTEAIEKFHSILISIPLLVVETKLDTAEAQQLLKICSEYIVGLKMETERKGMPKSTLEEQKRLCEMAAYFTHCKLQPVHQILTLRTALNMFFKLKNYRTAASFARRLLELAPRPDVAQQVRKILQACEINPVDEHQLQYEEFNPFNICGISWKPLYRGKPEVTCPFCNSSYDPQFKGNLCNVCEVSQIGKDCIGLRISNLQFR; via the exons ATGTTGAAGAATTTTGAGTCAAAGTCGGCTCGAGTGAAGGGCCTCTCCTTTCACCCCAAACGCCCCTGGATTCTGACCAGTTTGCACAGCGGTGTCATCCAGCTATGGGACTACCGCATGCACACGCTCCTGGAGAAGTTCGACGAGCACGATGGCCCTGTGCGTGGCGTGGCATTTCATCAGCAGATGCCCCTCTTTGTCTCCGGCGGCGACGACTACAAGATCAAGGTGTGGAACTACAAGCAGCGTCGCTGCATTTTCACTCTGCTGGCGCATTTGGACTACGTGCGCACTGTGGCTTTCCACCATGAATACCCCTGGATCTTGAGCGCTTCCGATGATCAGACCATTCGCATCTGGAATTGGCAGTCGCGCAACTGCATCTGCGTGCTGACCGGCCACAACCACTATGTGATGTGTGCCCAGTTCCATCCCACGGAGGATCAGATTGTCTCCGCCTCGCTGGATCAGACGGTGCGCGTCTGGGACATTTCGGGATTGCGCAAGAAGAATGTGGCCCCCGGTCCAGGGGGTTTGGATGATCATCTGAAGGGTAACCCTGGAGCCACCGATCTGTTCGGCCAGGCCGATGCCGTAGTTAAGCATGTGCTCGAGGGACACGATCGCGGCGTCAATTGGGCCAGTTTTCATCCCACTCTGCCGCTGATTGTGTCGGGCGCAGACGACCGTCTGGTGAAGCTGTGGCGCATGAACGAATACAAGGCTTGGGAGGTGGACACGTGCCGTGGCCACTACAACAACGTGTCCAGCGTTCTGTTCCATCCCCGCCAAGATTTAATCATCTCGAACGGCGAGGATCGCAGCATTCGCGTCTGGGACATGACCAAGCGTCAGTGTCTCTTCACATTCCGGCGGGACAACGAGCGCTTCTGGATTCTGACAGCCCATCCCACACTCAATCTCTTTGCAGCCGGTCATGATGGCG GCATGGTTGTCTTTAAGCTGGAGCGTGAGCGTCCCGCCTATGCTGTGCATGGCAACATGCTTTACTACGTGAAAGACCGCTACCTGCGGAAACTGGACTTCACCACCACCAAGGACGCTGTGGTGATGCAGCTGCGGCCGGGCAAGTCGCCCGTGTATAGTATGTCGTACAACCCAGCCCTGAACGCCGTGCTCATCTGCACGCGCACCAATAACCTGGAGAACAGCACCTACGACCTGTGCCAGATACCCAAGGACACCGAGAGCCAGAACGAGTCCGACAGCAAGCGCAGCTCGGGCATCACGGCCATTTGGGTGGCTCGCAACCGCTTTGCGGTGCTGGATCGCAACCAGCAGCTGGTGATCAAGAACTTCAAGAACGAGGTCACCAAGAAGATACCCACCTTCTGCGAGGAGATCTTCTACGCCGGCACGGGCATGCTGCTCATCCGGGATCCCGAGTTTGTCACCCTCTACGAAGTGCAGCGCCTCGTGTCCGTGGGCAGCATCAAGCTGGCCAAGTGCCGCTACGTGGTCTGGTCGCCAGACATGTCGCTGGTGGCCCTGCTCTGCAAGCACTCGGTCACCATCTGCGACCGCCGGCTGCAGTATCTGTGCACCGTGCAGGAGAACTGTCGCGTCAAGTCCGGGGCCTGGGACGAGTCCGGCGTGTTTATCTACACCACGAGCAATCACATCAAGTATGCAATCACCAACGGAGATCACGGCATCATTCGCACCCTCGACCTGCCCATCTATCTGACGCGCGTCAAGGGCAACCAGGTGTTCTGCCTCGACCGCGAGTGCCGCACCCGCGTCCTGACCATCGATCCCACGGAATACAAGTTCAAGCTGGCGCTCATCCAGCGCAAATACGACGAGGTCCTACACATGGTGCGCAACGCTCGCCTCGTGGGACAGAGCATCATTGCCTATCTGCAGCAGAAGGGCTATCCGGAGGTGGCGCTGCACTTTGTGAAGGACGAAAAGACCCGCTTTGGCCTGGCGCTGGAGTGCGGCAACATTGAGATAGCCCTGGAGGCAGCCAAGGCCCTAGACGACAAGGATTGCTGGAATCGCCTGGGCCAGAGTGCCCTGCTCCAGGGTAACCACCAGGTGGTTGAGATGTGCTACCAGCGCACCAAGAACTTCGACAAGCTCAGCTTCCTCTACCTGATCACCGGCAATCTGGAGAAGCTCAAGAAGATGATTAAGATCGCAGAGATCCGCAAGGATATCTCGGCCCAGTACCAGGGTGCCCTGGTCCTTGGCGACTTCAAGGAGCGGGTGAGCATTCTCAAGAACTGCGGCCTGACCTCGATGGCCTATCTGACGGCAGCCACCCATGGCCTGGATGAGCTCGCCGAATCGCTGGCTGAGACCATCACCTCGCAGGGCGACACTCTGCCTGAAGTAAACCCCAATGCCACGCTGCTGAAGCCCCCTGTGCCCATCCAGCAGCTGGAGACCAACTGGCCGCTCCTGTCTGTGTCCAAGGGCTTCTTCGAAGGCGCCATGGTGACGCGGGCTGGCAACAGCGCCACTGCTCGCCAGGCACTCAACATTAATGCCGACGCCGCAGTGCTGGAGGAGCATAACGGTGGCGGCGATGGATGGGGTGCAGATGCCGATCTGGGACTGGACGATGACGGTGATGATGAGATGCACGATGAACTCAGCAGTGACGAGCTTCCAGGAGGTGCTGGTGGAGAGGATGGGGCCGGCTGGGATGTGGGCGACGACGATCTGGTCGTTCCCGAGGAGCTGGCTTCCAAGATAAAGGCATCGGCCCTGGACAGCAACTACTATGCGGCTCCCAACAAGGGATTGTCCCCATCACAGCAATGGGCCAACAACTCGCCACTCGTTCTCGATCATGTCAAGGCCGGCGCGTTCGAGAGTGCCTTCCGCCTGCTCAACGATCAGCTGGGAGTGGTCAACTTCAAGCCTTTCAAGACCCTCTTTCTGCAGAACTACGCCTGCTCGCGCACCAGCTACACGGCCAATCCCAATCTACAATCGCTAAGCGGCTACCCGCTGCGCAACTTCTCCGAGACGAATGCGAAACTGCAGCGTCCGGCCATGGGTATCAAGCTGAACGACCTGGTGTCCCGCCTGCAGGCTGGCTACCAGATGACCACATCCGGCAAGTTCACGGAGGCCATCGAGAAGTTCCATTCCATTCTGATCAGTATTCCGCTCCTTGTGGTGGAGACCAAGCTTGACACGGCCGAGGCCCAGCAGCTGTTGAAGATCTGCTCCGAGTACATTGTGGGCCTCAAGATGGAAACGGAGCGTAAGGGGATGCCGAAATCGACTCTCGAGGAGCAAAAGCGCCTATGCGAGATGGCCGCCTACTTCACACATTGCAAGCTACAGCCGGTGCATCAGATCCTCACCCTTCGCACCGCCCTTAACATGTTCTTCAAGCTGAAGAACTATCGGACGGCGGCTTCGTTT
- the LOC108151800 gene encoding uncharacterized protein LOC108151800, producing the protein MSAASTHSSRLLAIVAILFSSYTLGIYSAARASIQVQQLEPTVQESLATQNDSLNLQAGTNSSLARSDSRHARWFPFYTIGRFSNDICTGNNLLLGTCVIAGECTDNSGVAAGSCSTITTQAICCIYQRTCGASTTYNNTYFYNSNYPAPYAGGGRCSIVVTPPDSSICQLRVDFLALSLAPPTGDGLCSTDALTITGGASQVPSICGENSGQHVYVDFNGVNPITISVATSASYTFNRQWQLQIRMLSCSSATLAPSGCLQYYMPTSGTFSSFNYVSAASSALNSIGVQGSRQLANTKYGICIRKAAGICSITYSQVSSDTYSFTLTNDVGAVDPALLATSSVQSQDCTTDYIVIPAPTQSSSSLASDRFCGLGLVSTTTSAKPFVVYTVTDGNEDMDISNRGFYLSYSQNACPIL; encoded by the exons ATGTCTGCAGCCTCCACACACTCCTCGCGCCTCTTGGCCATCGTGGCCATCTTATTCAGCAGCTACACTCTCGGCATCTACAGTGCGGCACGCGCAAGCATCCAAGTGCAGCAGCTGGAACCGACAGTCCAAGAGTCACTTGCCACCCAAAATGACAGTCTGAACCTGCAGGCAGGGACGAACTCCAGTCTGGCACGCAGTGACTCACGACATGCTCGCT GGTTTCCATTTTACACAATCGGTCGCTTCTCCAACGACATTTGCACGGGAAACAATCTGCTCCTGGGCACATGCGTGATTGCTGGCGAATGCACGGACAATAGTGGAGTGGCCGCCGGCAGTTGCTCCACCATTACCACCCAGGCAATATGCTGTATTT ATCAAAGGACATGTGGAGCGAGCACCACGTACAACAATACTTACTTCTACAACAGCAACTATCCGGCGCCGTATGCCGGAGGCGGACGCTGCTCTATTGTGGTGACACCACCGGATTCATCAATCTGTCAGTTGCGAGTTGACTTTCTGGCCCTGTCGCTGGCTCCGCCCACGGGTGATGGATTATGCAGCACAGATGCGTTGACCATTACAGGCGGGGCCTCGCAGGTGCCCAGCATTTGCGGCGAGAACTCTGGCCAGCATGTCTATGTGGACTTCAATGGCGTCAATCCCATTACCATATCGGTGGCCACTTCCGCGAGCTACACCTTCAATCGCCAATGGCAGTTGCAGATCCGAATGCTTAGCTGTTCGTCGGCTACGTTGGCGCCGTCCGGTTGCCTACAGTACTATATGCCCACCAGTGGCACGTTCTCCAGCTTCAATTACGTGTCCGCTGCCTCCTCCGCCCTCAACTCGATTGGGGTGCAGGGCTCGCGGCAGTTGGCGAACACCAAATACGGCATTTGTATACGCAAGGCGGCCGGCATCTGCTCCATCACCTACAGCCAGGTCAGCTCCGACACATACTCGTTTACGCTGACCAACGATGTGGGAGCTGTGGATCCCGCACTGCTGGCCACGTCCTCGGTACAGAGCCAAGACTGCACCACCGACTATATTGTCATTCCCGCTCCCACGCAGAGCAGCAGTTCATTAGCCAGCGACCGATTCTGCGGCCTGGGCCTGGTGTCCACGACTACTTCGGCGAAGCCTTTTGTCGTCTACACGGTAACCGATGGAAATGAGGATATGGACATATCGAATCGCGGCTTCTACTTGTCCTATTCACAAAATGCATGTCCAATTCTATAG
- the LOC108151799 gene encoding valine--tRNA ligase, mitochondrial — protein sequence MRNIKNVTCKVLQQKYLYQPRLSILYYSTAKNADTKVHLAAGYQPKDVEKAYWERYKEEANLPQAGNSCNRGPYRMLLPPPNVTGNLHLGHALMATVQDVIARQQRQLGYEVDWVPGTDHAGIATQVVVERTLTTAQGKTRHDIGREAFLEEVWRWKAAKGAGIVQDLRLLGCNLNWSREYFTMDEQQAHAVNVAFERLFDEGLIKRRNSLVNWSTTLQSAISDIEVELMDIKEPTDIRVPGYKHSIAFGRIFDFAYTVVDGETQPDGSAEEIVVATTRPETILGDVAVAVHPLDPRYSKYRNKDMVQLKHPFRNDTIPLVFDLAVNRDFGTGAVKITPAHDKFDFELAARHKLEPRQVFSQDGLILDTFKDFEGMLRFEARDQIVHLLESMGLLRQVRPHPIQLPICSRSKDVIEYMIWPQWFLNCKEMAQDALSELNSGRLQIVPSNFEVEWDRWLQDGRDWCISRQLWWGHQVPAYQFSDAQGNTHWVAAPSEQEASKKAIALLGGSEEELTLVRDPDVLDTWFSSALLPFSAAGWPNASYKEKYPLDIMQTGHDILFFWVARMMMMGLKLTGEAPFNKVLLNGIVCDAHGRKMSKSLGNIVAPQQVVRGASLDSIMDGLEQSLQAGVINEAEMDVSYKCMSKMFPKGIQECGTDALRFTLLSHNIKNHFINFDVTTCHTNKLFINKIWQAMRFTMGAAERLSISLHQYETLDGVNLGTWDRWIIGRLGETLAICSDSYKNYNFHMATAALKHFFYQNLCDTYLETTKTEINHRTPNGYIHVGTLTACLSWGLQAMAPFTPFVASELLQHVPLNIEVKLSEYADRKLDAEINDIVGICQSIRQLKSKNKVSKRHEPNLTLFASSSESEEILGRHLQQIQLLARCESVDLDMLDENSKHSRKMNLFSTAGPLCSFGITMSDDFGMTVKQREEMIRVNIKRLKRLMTELQKYRMRLDNEAFQQMADKETREHFKNRVKELEAEIETIMQESA from the exons ATGAGAAATATCAAGAATGTAACCTGTAAGGTTCTTCAGCAAAAGTACTTGTATCAGCCACGGCTTTCCATATTATATTACAGCACAGCAAAGA ATGCCGACACAAAAGTGCATTTGGCGGCGGGCTACCAGCCCAAAGATGTCGAAAAGGCCTATTGGGAGCGTTACAAGGAGGAGGCGAATCTGCCCCAGGCAGGCAATAGCTGCAACCGTGGACCCTACCGTATGCTGCTGCCCCCGCCAAATGTGACGGGGAATCTGCACCTGGGCCACGCTCTGATGGCCACCGTGCAGGATGTGATAGCGCGCCAGCAGCGTCAGCTTGGCTACGAGGTGGATTGGGTGCCGGGCACCGACCATGCCGGCATAGCCACACAGGTGGTGGTGGAACGCACACTGACAACTGCCCAGGGAAAGACGCGCCATGATATCGGACGAGAGGCCTTTCTGGAGGAGGTGTGGAGGTGGAAGGCGGCCAAGGGGGCTGGGATCGTGCAGGACCTGCGCCTGTTGGGATGCAACCTTAACTGGTCACGCGAGTACTTCACCATGGACGAACAGCAGGCACATGCCGTCAATGTGGCCTTCGAGCGACTCTTCGATGAAGGGCTCATCAAGCGGCGCAATTCGCTGGTCAATTGGTCCACCACACTTCAATCGGCCATCTCGGACATCGAGGTGGAATTGATGGACATTAAGGAGCCCACCGATATTCGGGTTCCAGGCTACAAGCATAGCATCGCCTTTGGCAGAATTTTCGACTTTGCCTACACCGTCGTGGATGGCGAAACACAGCCAGATGGGTCTGCCGAGGAGATTGTGGTAGCCACCACCAGGCCAGAGACAATTCTGGGCGATGTGGCCGTTGCCGTGCACCCACTCGATCCCCGGTACAGCAAGTATCGTAACAAAGATATGGTCCAACTGAAGCATCCCTTTCGCAACGACACGATTCCACTCGTCTTCGACCTGGCCGTAAACAGGGACTTCGGCACAGGGGCTGTCAAGATCACGCCGGCCCACGACAAGTTCGATTTCGAGCTGGCAGCCCGTCACAAGCTGGAGCCTCGCCAGGTTTTCAGCCAGGACGGACTCATTCTGGATACCTTTAAAGACTTCGAGGGAATGCTGCGTTTCGAGGCTCGCGACCAAATCGTCCATCTTCTCGAGAGTATGGGACTGCTTCGCCAGGTTCGCCCTCATCCCATCCAGCTGCCCATCTGCTCTCGGTCCAAGGATGTCATCGAGTACATGATCTGGCCCCAGTGGTTTCTAAATTGCAAAGAAATGGCCCAGGATGCGCTCTCCGAGCTGAACAGCGGTCGACTGCAGATCGTTCCGTCCAATTTTGAGGTGGAGTGGGATCGCTGGCTGCAGGACGGTCGCGACTGGTGCATCTCTCGGCAACTATGGTGGGGCCATCAGGTGCCCGCCTACCAGTTCAGTGATGCCCAGGGAAACACCCACTGGGTGGCTGCTCCCAGCGAGCAGGAGGCCAGCAAAAAGGCCATAGCACTGTTGGGCGGTAGTGAGGAGGAGCTGACACTAGTCCGTGACCCAGATGTGCTGGACACATGGTTCTCCTCGGCATTGCTGCCCTTCTCCGCGGCCGGCTGGCCCAATGCTTCGTATAAGGAGAAGTATCCACTGGATATAATGCAGACGGGACATGACATACTCTTCTTCTGGGTGGCCCgcatgatgatgatgggccTGAAGCTGACTGGCGAGGCTCCCTTCAACAAAGTGCTACTCAATGGCATCGTCTGCGATGCCCATGGCAGAAAAATGTCCAAGAGCCTCGGCAACATCGTGGCCCCCCAGCAGGTGGTCCGAGGCGCCAGCCTGGAT AGTATCATGGATGGGCTTGAGCAATCCCTGCAGGCGGGCGTCATCAATGAGGCTGAGATGGACGTTTCGTACAAGTGCATGAGCAAAATGTTTCCCAAAGGCATCCAGGAGTGCGGCACAGATGCGCTGCGCTTCACTCTCCTCAGCCACAACATTAAGAACCACTTCATCAACTTCGATGTGACCACCTGCCACACCAACAAGCTGTTCATCAACAAGATCTGGCAGGCCATGCGCTTCACAATGGGCGCTGCGGAGCGTCTGAGCATCTCGCTGCATCAATACGAGACGCTGGACGGAGTCAATCTAGGCACATGGGATCGCTGGATCATTGGCCGTCTGGGAGAGACATTGGCCATATGCTCGGACAGCTACAAAAATTACAATTTCCACATGGCTACGGCAGCCCTCAAGCATTTCTTCTATCAAAATCTCTGTGATACTTACCTG GAAACCACCAAGACTGAAATTAACCATCGTACACCGAACGGCTACATCCACGTTGGCACCCTGACCGCTTGCCTCAGCTGGGGCTTGCAGGCCATGGCGCCGTTCACACCGTTCGTGGCATCAGAGCTACTGCAGCACGTGCCACTCAATATTGAGGTGAAACTGTCGGAGTACGCGGACAGAAAGCTCGATGCGGAGATCAACGATATAGTCGGCATTTGCCAGAGTATTCGCCAGCTGAAGAGCAAGAATAAGGTTAGCAAACGACACGAGCCCAATCTCACGTTGTTTGCCTCATCTTCCGAGTCGGAGGAGATTCTGGGTCGCCATCTGCAGCAGATACAGCTTCTGGCGCGCTGCGAAAGCGTGGATCTGGATATGCTGGACGAGAACTCGAAGCATTCAAGGAAAATGAACCTTTTCTCTACGGCGGGCCCGCTCTGTTCATTCGGCATAACCATGAGCGATGACTTCGGTATGACTGTGAAGCAGCGGGAGGAGATGATTCGGGTCAACATAAAGAGGCTCAAGAGGCTGATGACTGAGCTGCAGAAGTACCGCATGCGCCTAGACAATGAAGCCTTCCAGCAAATGGCCGACAAGGAAACGAGGGAACATTTCAAAAATAGG GTCAAGGAACTGGAAGCGGAAATCGAGACCATAATGCAGGAATCAGCTTGA